A window from Dioscorea cayenensis subsp. rotundata cultivar TDr96_F1 chromosome 10, TDr96_F1_v2_PseudoChromosome.rev07_lg8_w22 25.fasta, whole genome shotgun sequence encodes these proteins:
- the LOC120270506 gene encoding GDSL esterase/lipase At3g26430-like — MLCINHNGIVIHSNHNYLSNSHQMSLLSSIASLHIFLLLLPSILCKPCDFPAIFALGDSNSDTGGFSAAFGPLSSPYGDTFFHMPSSRFSDGRLIIDFIAENLGLPYLSSYLDSLGANFSHGANFATSLSTIIPQNITLAQGGYSPFSLDIQAMQFSQFQSRSQFILRKGGVLKSLMPMKDYFSRALYIIDIGQNDLTALYFSNSSAEQYIHDAMKAFSKTIKSLYNNGGRYFWIHNTGPLGCLPYVLRQVPGYRKLDSVGCAVVFNELAKKFNRMLNETVAQLQKEFPVAAFTYVDIYSAKYLLISQATKFGFRKPLMACCGHGGGAYNYDSIARCGTSVSVHGNEVLIGKSCMDSSKRVSWDGAHYTEAANKWVFDQIVNGHFSYPSNSLNMACYNHNHKSF; from the exons ATGCTATGTATAAATCACAATGGCATTGTCATTCATTCCAATCACAACTACCTTTCAAACTCTCACCAAATGAGTCTCCTAAGTTCCATTGCATCACTTCACATTTTTCTCTTACTTTTGCCATCAATCCTCTGCAAACCTTGTGACTTCCCTGCTATCTTTGCTCTGGGGGACTCAAACTCTGACACCGGTGGCTTCTCCGCTGCCTTCGGTCCTCTCAGCTCACCATATGGAGATACCTTCTTCCATATGCCCTCCAGCAGATTCTCCGATGGCCGCCTAATCATCGACTTCATTG CTGAGAACCTTGGACTTCCATATCTGAGTTCTTATCTAGATTCATTAGGTGCAAATTTCAGCCATGGTGCAAACTTCGCCACAAGTTTATCCACCATCATTCCTCAAAACATAACACTTGCTCAAGGTGGCTACAGTCCATTCTCTCTGGACATCCAAGCCATGCAATTCTCACAATTTCAATCCAGATCCCAATTTATACTTAGAAAAG GAGGAGTGCTCAAGAGTTTGATGCCAATGAAGGACTACTTCTCAAGAGCTTTGTACATCATAGACATTGGCCAGAATGATCTCACTGCACTCTACTTCAGCAACAGTTCTGCAGAGCAATACATCCATGATGCAATGAAAGCCTTTTCCAAAACCATAAAG AGTTTATACAATAATGGGGGAAGGTACTTCTGGATACATAACACTGGTCCATTAGGCTGCCTGCCTTATGTTCTCCGACAAGTCCCCGGGTATCGAAAACTAGACTCTGTAGGCTGTGCTGTAGTTTTCAATGAACTTGCCAAGAAGTTCAACAGAATGCTCAATGAAACTGTAGCTCAGTTGCAAAAAGAATTCCCAGTTGCAGCATTCACATATGTTGATATCTACTCTGCTAAATACTTACTGATCAGTCAAGCCACCAAGTTCG GATTTAGGAAGCCATTAATGGCTTGTTGTGGGCATGGTGGAGGAGCATATAACTATGATTCAATAGCAAGGTGTGGAACTAGTGTGAGTGTGCATGGAAATGAAGTTCTAATTGGGAAGTCATGCATGGATTCAAGCAAGAGAGTGAGTTGGGATGGAGCTCATTACACTGAGGCTGCAAACAAATGGGTTTTTGATCAAATAGTTAATGGCCATTTTTCATATCCTTCAAACTCTTTGAATATGGCATGTTACAATCACAATCACAAAAGTTTTTGA
- the LOC120270140 gene encoding E3 ubiquitin-protein ligase CHIP-like: MAPVPASVAKQAELLRMDGNTYFKKERIGAAIDAYTEAIALCPNVAVYWTNRALCYRKREEWARVEEDCRRAIAIDGGSVKAHYMLGLVLLEKQEYASGIKELEKALDLGRGANPQGYMVEEIWLVLAKAKYNEWKQSSSERLQRLQNLRDACEKALKQHNLLSVSEARDSSNDNIDDCSKQFEYLSEVFHKAALVDRPSQVPDYLCCKITLDIFRDPVVTPSGITYERAVLLEHLQKVGKFDPLTRVPLEQHQLTPNLGIKEAVQAFLNVHGWAYNMN; encoded by the exons ATGGCGCCGGTCCCGGCGAGCGTTGCGAAGCAAGCGGAGCTTCTCCGGATGGACGGCAATACCTACTTCAAGAAGGAACGTATCGGCGCCGCCATCGACGCCTACACTGAG GCTATTGCGTTGTGCCCAAATGTGGCGGTGTACTGGACGAACCGAGCGCTTTGCTATAGGAAGCGCGA GGAGTGGGCGAGAGTTGAGGAGGATTGCCGAAGAGCTATAGCAATTGATGGCGGTTCTGTGAAG GCCCACTATATGCTGGGATTGGTATTGTTGGAAAAACAAGAATATGCAAGCGGCATTAAGGAACTGGAGAAG GCTTTAGATCTTGGAAGGGGTGCAAACCCTCAGGGTTACATGGTTGAAGAGATTTGGCTGGTACTTGCTAAAGCCAAGTACAACGAATGGAAACAATCATCCAGTGAAAGATTACAGAGGCTACAGAACTTAAG AGACGCATGTGAGAAAGCTTTGAAGCAGCATAATCTTCTTAGTGTTTCTGAAGCCCGAGATAGTTCCAATGACAATATAGATGATTGCTCCAAACAATTTGAGTATCTGTCAGAGGTGTTCCATAAAGCTGCACTTGTTGACAGGCCATCTCAG GTACCTGACTACTTATGCTGCAAAATCACATTGGATATCTTTCGAGACCCTGTTGTCACTCCGTCTGGTATAACATACGAAAGAGCAGTGTTGCTTGAACATCTGCAAAAG GTTGGCAAGTTTGATCCATTGACGCGGGTACCACTAGAGCAACACCAGCTGACCCCAAACCTGGGCATCAAAGAGGCAGTCCAAGCATTCTTAAATGTGCATGGTTGGGCTTACAACATGAATTGA
- the LOC120270507 gene encoding LOW QUALITY PROTEIN: protein STICHEL-like (The sequence of the model RefSeq protein was modified relative to this genomic sequence to represent the inferred CDS: deleted 2 bases in 2 codons; substituted 1 base at 1 genomic stop codon): MVETYVGPSELHLKKELGALCKARFLRDPETCSSWRSRLSSRSLTAAYNLKRGNAPGTKLTRTDNSQKKVYLYNWRHHSSKSSDRGLKLNDNSRQDSVDESLDDSSSILSKVDSKSDTYLEVYASTHGVRDKQPEKTVTRVGRKSERSGSSRKQIVRNSAVTKFLEGSSSSLGILNQVEESDDSDHGNGNSEDLRQPAHEYAQGTGYPALSASPLLSLSARRNQSCSKFFGNTGREESSHSYTPISTSSYNRYGVRNASTAGSWDGTTSFDEDELDQMDLPGQQGCGIPCYWPKRSKDTGCGGWYSPSLSDTLRRKGNSILCRGQKLYNKRRLSASQKRKYLLKTSQGLSHLTSSCGGGSSSSEAATDELSSNFGELDLEAMSRLDGRRWSTCKSQDGWELALPGATNMEILHRRSLNQKHRPMSFDEIMGQNIVVQSLSNAVIRGRIAPAYLFYGPRGTGKTATAMVFSAALNCLSTEHKKPCGFCKECRNFSSGNGSNVIEVDATDNKSMDRFTYLLKNMSVARKSSRRKVFVIEECHMLSSKLWSAFTKFLEEPLPRVVFIFVTIDPDKLPRAILSRCQKYLFPKIKEADIVCRLRRISDEEKLDVELDALNVIALNSDGSLRDAETMLDQLSLLGKRITSSLRMILXGIVSEERLLDLLEIAMSSDTAETVKRSRELMDSGVDPMALMNQLAALIMDIIAGTYQLTNSECGGTVLGGRSLTEGELERLQQALKILSDAEKQLKVSSERSTWFTAALLQLGSGHDAQQTPAISHELSTVLMRITGRSPTPHGHRRSESLPSQLLPSKDQSTDHEMSKDLAEIWKRCIERCHSKKLRELLYDHGKLVSITESEGILVAFIGFTDDNIKSQVERLSSSIKNSLDMVLRHSVEIRIGLMSEYYTKGKSVVMVSARDQAENVKLLLKKKMNQSDEFDEYSEKDRKHGASEFSRKSPDYLRSIIQRTLQKHEHSAAMNGCINKSDAIHCRNENGRVHRTLMGTTDEQKLESAWLQAEEKCTPGSLSHLKREKNQIHPQNGASLSLSSVVPRSSSCREEDLNQQIEALKVCNSRLTYNEETSRRVDHSAISPSLLHNNNLAANSEKENTEYDSAPGCDGLFCWNIPKSNRGKLKQGTRLRSRRSTHISLFGECGKSKSLESAATDKTS; this comes from the exons ATGGTGGAGACATATGTGGGTCCAAGTGAACTTCATTTGAAGAAGGAGCTTGGTGCCCTCTGCAAGGCAAGGTTCCTTCGTGATCCTGAAACTTGTTCATCCTGGAGGTCTCGACTAAGTTCCAGATCACTCACAGCCGCATATAATTTGAAACGTGGGAATGCACCTGGAACAAAATTAACCCGAACTGATAACAGTCAGAAAAAGGTATACCTGTATAATTGGAGGCATCATTCAAGTAAATCAAGTGATAGAGGTTTGAAATTAAATGACAATAGCAGGCAGGATTCAGTGGACGAAAGCTTAGATGATAGTTCTAGCATTCTTTCAAAAGTAGATTCAAAGAGTGATACATACCTCGAGGTTTATGCGAGCACACATGGTGTTAGAGATAAGCAGCCGGAGAAAACAGTGACAAGAGTTGGTAGAAAATCAGAGAGAAGTGGCTCCTCAAGAAAGCAAATTGTTAGGAATTCAGCAGTTACAAAGTTCCTTGAAGGATCATCAAGTTCCTTAGGAATACTTAACCAAGTTGAGGAGTCAGATGATAGTGATCATGGCAATGGCAACTCAGAAGATTTAAGACAACCAGCACATGAGTATGCTCAGGGAACTGGATACCCGGCTCTCTCTGCATCACCGCTATTATCTCTTTCTGCACGTAGAAATCAGTCATGCTCCAAATTCTTCGGAAACACTGGGCGGGAGGAGTCATCACATTCTTATACTCCCATATCAACTAGCTCTTACAACAGATATGGAGTTCGAAATGCCAGTACTGCTGGGTCATGGGATGGCACTACTTCATTTGATGAGGATGAATTGGATCAGATGGATTTACCTGGACAGCAAGGATGTGGTATTCCTTGTTATTGGCCCAAAAGATCAAAAGATACAGGCTGTGGAGGTTGGTATTCTCCTTCACTATCTGATACTCTAAGGAGAAAAGGAAACAGCATTCTTTGCAGGGGccaaaaattgtataataagAGAAGATTATCTGCTTCACAAAAGCGAAAGTACTTGCTTAAAACTTCCCAGGGCCTGTCTCATCTGACTAGTAGCTGTGGTGGAGGCAGCTCATCATCAGAAGCTGCAACTGATGAGCTTTCAAGTAATTTCGGGGAACTTGATTTGGAGGCGATGAGCCGATTAGATGGACGAAGATGGTCAACCTGTAAAAGTCAAGATGGATGGGAATTAGCACTACCTGGTGCAACTAACATGGAGATACTGCATCGCAGAAGCTTGAACCAGAAACACCGACCGATGTCTTTTGATGAAATAATGGGCCAGAACATTGTTGTCCAATCGCTTAGTAATGCTGTCATAAGGGGGAGAATAGCCCCTGCGTATTTGTTTTATGGTCCACGGGGGACTGGAAAAACAGCAACAGCAATGGTATTCTCAGCTGCTTTGAATTGCCTCTCCACTGAACATAAAAAGCCTTGTGGTTTCTGTAAAGAGTGCAGGAATTTTTCCAGTGGAAATGGATCAAACGTGATAGAGGTGGACGCCACTGATAATAAGAGTATGGATAGATTCACATATCTATTAAAGAATATGTCTGTAGCCAGAAAATCGTCAAGACGCAAAGTTTTTGTGATTGAGGAATGCCACATGTTATCTTCCAAGTTGTGGTCTGCATTCACTAAATTTCTTGAAGAGCCACTTCCCCGTGttgtctttatttttgttacaaTTGATCCGGACAAATTGCCTCGTGCTATACTCTCTCGATGTCAGAAATACCTTTTCCCAAAGATCAAGGAGGCTGATATTGTTTGCCGGTTGAGGAGGATTTCTGATGAAGAAAAACTTGACGTTGAATTGGATGCTCTGAATGTGATTGCT TTGAATTCAGATGGATCACTTCGTGATGCAGAAACAATGTTGGACCAGCTGAGTTTGCTGGGAAAAAGAATCACATCATCCCTCAGAATGATCTTGTAA GGAATCGTCTCAGAGGAAAGATTACTTGATCTTCTGGAGATAGCAATGTCATCAGACACTGCAGAAACAGTG AAAAGGTCCAGAGAGCTGATGGATTCTGGTGTTGATCCAATGGCTTTGATGAACCAATTAGCTGCACTTATAATGGACATTATTGCTGGCACATACCAGTTGACGAATTCAGAATGCGGTGGCACAGTTCTTGGTGGACGAAGTT TAACTGAAGGTGAATTGGAGAGATTACAGCAAGCTTTGAAGATTCTTTCTGATGCTGAAAAGCAGCTAAAGGTTTCAAGCGAGCGGTCAACATGGTTCACTGCAGCCTTGCTCCAACTTGGTTCTGGTCATGATGCACAACAAACTCCAGCTATTTCCCATGAACTAAGTACAGTACTGATGAGAATAACTGGCAGAAGTCCCACCCCCCATGGACACAGAAGAAGTGAAAGCTTACCAAGCCAATTGTTGCCTTCAAAAGATCAATCTACTGATCATGAAATGTCAAAAGATTTGGCTGAAATTTGGAAAAGGTGCATTGAGAGATGCCATTCAAAGAAACTCAGAGAATTGCTTTATGACCATGGAAAGTTGGTATCAATCACAGAATCCGAAG GTATTCTGGTGGCTTTTATAGGATTTACAGATGATAATATTAAATCCCAAGTGGAAAGGCTCTCGAGTAGCATAAAGAATTCTCTTGATATGGTCTTGAGGCACAGTGTGGAGATTAGAATTGGCCTGATGTCGGAATATTACACAAAGGGAAAATCTGTAGTGATGGTTTCCGCAAGAGATCAAGCGGAGAATGTTAAGCTCTtgttaaagaagaaaatgaatcaATCTGATGAATTCGATGAGTATTCTGAGAAAGACAGAAAACACGGAGCCAGTGAGTTCTCTAGGAAAAGTCCTGATTACTTGAGGTCTATAATCCAAAGAACACTACAAAAACATGAACACTCTGCAGCGATGAATGGATGCATTAATAAATCTGATGCAATTCATTGCAGAAATGAGAATGGCCGGGTTCATAGAACTCTGATGGGCACTACAGATGAGCAAAAACTGGAAAGTGCATGGCTTCAAGCCGAAGAAAAATGTACCCCTGGGTCTTTGAGTCACTTGAAACgcgaaaaaaatcaaattcatcCACAAAATGGTGCTAGTCTCAGTTTGTCTTCAGTAGTGCCAAGATCATCCAGCTGCAGGGAAGAAGATCTGAATCAGCAGATTGAAGCCTTAAAAGTTTGTAATTCTCGACTCACATACAATGAAGAAACTTCAAGGAGGGTCGACCACTCTGCCATTTCTCCGAGTTTACTGCACAATAACAACCTTGCTGCAAATTCTGAGAAAGAAAACAC GGAATATGATTCAGCACCTGGTTGTGATGGCCTTTTTTGTTGGAATATTCCTAAATCAAACAGAGGGAAG CTGAAGCAAGGAACTCGCTTACGGTCACGAAGGAGCACACACATATCCTTGTTCGGGGAGTGCGGGAAGTCGAAGTCGCTTGAAAGTGCAGCAACAGATAAAACAAGTTAA